A region of Nitrospinota bacterium DNA encodes the following proteins:
- a CDS encoding DUF1926 domain-containing protein — MKPVNLLIGIHNHQPVGNFGHVFEEAHDTCYQPQLKVLAEHHGIRIAIHHSGPLLEWLETHRPKYFDLLGKLVDRGQVEILSGGFYEPILSSIPEGDAVGQIEMMNDYIKRRFGFEPKGMWTAERIWDPYLPRIISSAGLKFTLLDDTHFYYAGLTASDMHGYYVTEKHGASVAVFPIDKTLRYSIPFRLPHETIDHIKRLREQGGVTGVTYGDDGEKFGLWPETYKWVYEERWLHNFYETLEKHQDVVNTSFFSQYLETHKARGRIYLPLASYEEMMEWSLPVEAGLKFERVLHDLAESGKKEEWKPFIRGGLWDNFLSKYDESNRMHKKMIYVSGKVAAAMKGLSGKKKDEARRELYQGQCNCAYWHGLFGGLYLNYLRHAVYHHLINAERIADEALHGDKSWLHVETLDYDTDGAPEIAVENQRISAVIDPDMGGTLLEFDYRPASFALSNTFTRRREAYHEKIKSHAGGSGENADKPVSIHDIVRLKEPGLADALHYDPSPRRIFADHFLSPEVGLEDFMRGLYQPLGDFAGIAYEPEVSKSRSEAEVTLTGNAVITVKGEHVPVTVVKKLSFNSKDAAIDVEYVVKNKGGAALDIIFGVELNLTLLAGDADDRYWVAEGLKSKPRLKDIMSHTGATMAGMRDDWAGFTVYAESKNPFDVWCFPVETVSQSEGGFERTYQGSCLFIHHRMAIKPGGRSGFSFSLKVDGGK, encoded by the coding sequence ATGAAGCCAGTTAATCTCCTCATAGGCATACACAACCACCAGCCGGTAGGCAACTTTGGCCACGTTTTCGAAGAGGCTCACGACACTTGCTACCAGCCCCAGCTAAAAGTATTGGCGGAGCACCACGGCATACGCATAGCCATACACCACTCCGGCCCACTGCTGGAGTGGCTGGAAACCCACAGGCCAAAATATTTCGACCTGCTGGGCAAACTTGTGGACCGGGGCCAGGTGGAGATACTCTCCGGCGGGTTTTACGAGCCGATACTGTCCTCCATCCCTGAAGGGGACGCGGTTGGACAGATAGAAATGATGAACGACTACATCAAGCGCCGCTTCGGGTTCGAGCCCAAGGGCATGTGGACCGCCGAAAGGATATGGGACCCGTACCTGCCCCGGATCATTTCTTCCGCCGGGCTCAAGTTCACATTGCTGGACGACACCCATTTTTATTACGCCGGGCTCACCGCCAGCGACATGCACGGCTACTATGTCACCGAAAAACACGGCGCCTCCGTGGCGGTGTTCCCCATAGACAAGACATTGCGTTACAGCATTCCCTTCCGCCTGCCCCACGAGACCATAGACCATATAAAGCGGCTTCGGGAACAGGGCGGCGTAACCGGCGTAACCTATGGCGACGACGGGGAGAAGTTCGGCCTTTGGCCCGAAACATACAAATGGGTGTATGAAGAACGGTGGCTACACAATTTCTACGAGACACTGGAGAAACATCAGGATGTGGTGAACACCTCCTTCTTCTCCCAATATCTGGAGACCCACAAGGCCAGGGGGAGGATTTACCTGCCGCTGGCCTCTTACGAGGAGATGATGGAATGGTCTTTGCCGGTGGAGGCGGGGCTGAAGTTCGAGAGGGTTCTCCACGACCTGGCCGAATCGGGCAAAAAAGAGGAGTGGAAACCGTTCATCCGCGGCGGGTTGTGGGACAACTTTTTGTCCAAATACGACGAGTCGAACCGGATGCACAAGAAAATGATATACGTGTCCGGCAAGGTCGCCGCCGCCATGAAGGGGCTTTCCGGGAAGAAGAAAGACGAGGCCCGAAGGGAACTTTACCAGGGCCAGTGCAACTGCGCTTACTGGCACGGGCTTTTCGGCGGGCTGTACCTTAACTATCTGCGCCATGCTGTTTACCATCACCTGATAAACGCCGAGAGAATAGCGGACGAGGCGCTCCATGGGGATAAAAGCTGGTTACATGTTGAAACCCTGGATTATGATACCGACGGGGCTCCGGAGATAGCTGTTGAGAACCAGCGGATAAGCGCTGTTATAGACCCTGACATGGGCGGGACATTACTGGAGTTTGATTACCGTCCGGCCTCATTCGCCTTGAGCAACACGTTCACCCGGCGGCGGGAGGCGTATCACGAGAAGATAAAAAGCCACGCGGGCGGCTCCGGTGAAAATGCGGACAAGCCGGTGTCCATCCATGACATTGTGCGGTTAAAAGAGCCGGGCCTGGCCGACGCCCTGCATTACGATCCTTCGCCCCGGAGGATTTTTGCCGACCATTTCCTTTCGCCGGAAGTGGGGCTGGAGGATTTCATGCGGGGCCTTTACCAGCCGCTGGGCGATTTCGCCGGGATAGCATACGAGCCCGAAGTTTCCAAGAGCCGGTCGGAGGCCGAAGTGACGCTTACGGGCAATGCCGTTATAACGGTGAAGGGGGAACATGTCCCGGTGACGGTGGTTAAAAAGCTGTCCTTCAACTCGAAGGACGCGGCTATTGACGTTGAGTATGTCGTTAAGAACAAGGGTGGCGCCGCGCTGGATATCATTTTCGGCGTGGAACTTAACCTTACCCTTCTGGCCGGAGACGCCGATGACCGCTACTGGGTGGCCGAAGGGTTAAAGTCTAAACCCAGGCTCAAGGACATCATGAGCCATACCGGCGCCACCATGGCGGGCATGAGGGACGACTGGGCCGGATTCACGGTTTACGCCGAATCGAAAAACCCTTTCGATGTGTGGTGTTTTCCGGTGGAGACTGTATCCCAGTCTGAAGGAGGGTTTGAGCGCACTTATCAGGGGTCGTGCTTGTTCATCCATCACAGGATGGCTATAAAGCCCGGCGGCCGGAGCGGTTTTTCGTTCTCATTAAAGGTGGATGGGGGTAAATGA
- a CDS encoding response regulator, with product MSDVILAGDPGESFGGLEKILTGRGEAVNRLDVEITDPGFQDKMAELSSGVVISRFHEGDLASIKAMQAIRIKKPSLRFIFITGKELSAPLLTLIFNEGAYGLLPEPLSPESAYYLVKQAVKRSKWDMDEAERNRELVTLNEAMKVKTDRLEREMGRAQDIIDKMERFVYFLLSDKGFKPKAVKILFVSDSTYQRNMLEEIFSKLGFTVQGANSAEDAIGGIKEWKPDIVVSDLELPGISGVELAKEVKGKKGYPQVYFVILTAHEDKMDFILSPETMVDDCVIKPGDTENVQGMIAKILLGILVL from the coding sequence ATGTCTGACGTGATTCTGGCCGGTGACCCCGGGGAAAGCTTCGGCGGGCTGGAGAAAATCCTGACCGGCAGGGGCGAGGCCGTAAACAGGCTTGATGTGGAGATAACCGACCCCGGTTTCCAGGACAAAATGGCGGAGCTTTCCAGCGGGGTGGTAATCTCCCGGTTCCATGAGGGGGACCTGGCCTCCATCAAGGCCATGCAGGCCATACGGATAAAGAAACCTTCCCTTCGTTTCATTTTTATCACCGGCAAAGAGCTTTCCGCGCCGCTGTTGACCCTGATTTTCAACGAGGGCGCCTATGGCCTGTTACCGGAGCCGCTCTCGCCGGAGTCGGCCTATTACCTGGTAAAGCAGGCGGTGAAACGCTCCAAGTGGGATATGGACGAGGCGGAGCGCAACCGGGAGCTGGTGACGCTGAATGAAGCCATGAAAGTGAAGACGGACCGGCTGGAGCGGGAAATGGGCCGCGCCCAGGACATAATCGACAAGATGGAGCGGTTCGTGTATTTCCTGCTTTCCGACAAGGGGTTCAAGCCAAAGGCGGTGAAGATACTCTTCGTTTCGGATTCCACTTATCAGCGCAACATGCTGGAGGAGATATTCAGCAAGCTGGGCTTCACCGTCCAGGGCGCCAACAGCGCCGAGGACGCCATCGGCGGCATAAAGGAATGGAAGCCGGACATCGTGGTGTCCGACCTGGAGTTGCCCGGCATTTCCGGCGTGGAACTGGCCAAAGAGGTTAAAGGCAAAAAAGGCTATCCGCAGGTATATTTTGTGATACTTACCGCCCATGAGGACAAGATGGACTTCATCCTCTCCCCCGAAACCATGGTGGACGATTGCGTTATAAAACCCGGCGATACGGAAAACGTGCAGGGGATGATCGCAAAAATCCTCTTGGGTATCCTGGTTCTCTAA
- a CDS encoding ABC transporter permease: MNGWYAVYYREVLLLKRKLPKQLASMSVMPVLYAVAFGYGMGKGVAVDGHSYMEFLMPGLVAMASMNHSFAMAGEINISRFYWKIFEEFQAAPIRNIAYVAGEVAGGVTRGLLSALVILVISYLFGVPLSCGPWFWLAVALNAFVFASVAVFAAMTVRSHSDQSLLTSFLITPMAFLGGTVFPMDHLPGWAGSILSLLPLTHASSAIRAAAFGLGPEIKSLALMAIFGAVFFAMAFKTVDKARL, translated from the coding sequence TTGAACGGCTGGTACGCGGTTTATTACCGGGAGGTCCTTCTGCTCAAAAGGAAACTCCCGAAGCAGTTGGCATCCATGTCGGTTATGCCGGTCCTTTACGCCGTGGCCTTCGGCTATGGCATGGGCAAGGGCGTGGCGGTGGACGGCCACAGCTACATGGAATTTCTGATGCCCGGGCTTGTGGCCATGGCCAGCATGAACCATTCTTTCGCCATGGCCGGGGAGATAAACATATCCAGGTTCTACTGGAAAATATTCGAGGAGTTCCAGGCCGCCCCCATCAGGAACATAGCCTATGTTGCCGGGGAAGTGGCGGGAGGGGTGACCAGGGGCCTGCTTTCGGCGCTGGTGATACTGGTGATATCGTATCTTTTCGGTGTTCCGCTTTCATGCGGCCCGTGGTTCTGGCTGGCGGTGGCGCTGAACGCTTTTGTGTTCGCCTCGGTGGCGGTGTTCGCCGCCATGACCGTCAGATCCCATTCAGACCAGTCGCTTCTCACAAGTTTTCTCATCACCCCCATGGCTTTCCTCGGGGGCACGGTTTTCCCCATGGACCACCTGCCGGGATGGGCGGGATCCATACTGTCCCTGCTCCCGCTGACCCACGCCTCCAGCGCCATAAGGGCCGCCGCTTTCGGTTTGGGGCCGGAAATAAAATCGCTGGCCCTCATGGCGATATTCGGCGCCGTTTTCTTCGCCATGGCCTTTAAAACCGTGGACAAGGCCCGGCTGTAA
- the priA gene encoding primosomal protein N' has product METKYITGFFAEVMVPRPVRSLFTYSVPASVQSKIGPGKRVLVPFGKRNLIGLVARMTDKTRVTGIKPILDVLDETPVAGANLLNLAMWTAAHYYAPPGDILPLITPRGDMTVDTFVEIAEGSTPPESDGKASEIYAILKARGGGRKVHLLAKDAGVTVTGLKKILGGSHARQWVKFTQGARTYGKRARQTHVEQDKDSGLVELTPQQKHAVEEVWKDVSAGRFFVSLIHGVTGSGKTEVYAHLARRTLAMGGSVLVLAPEIALADMLAERLERRLGVKPVIIHSDMAPGERDARLESLSRMEAALVVGARSAVFAPVRNLRLIIVDEEHDPSYKQENSPRYNGRDVAIKRASLEGAAVALGSATPSLESYYHAVNGKYGLLELSQRIDGRPMPKVEIVEPAPGAAMGERLLTEIGERLAKGEQSLLFINRRGFSRYVQCQQCGHVYECKNCSVSLVHHGKAGKLACHTCGYEEPAPDTCEKCGSPSFYLGGPGSERVEKDLAALFPTARIARMDRDTTTKRRAGAGILKAVEAGEVDILIGTQMVTKGHDYPSITLVGAVSAEDTLRLPDFRAAERTFQLITQAAGRAGRGEKPGLVLVQAHGKPGHALLCAAEHDYAAFLNAETPLRQIVGYPPFARIAFIKIDASGERRGLEYLAKMAQVLERIGGKIGGITVWGPAESVIFKTRNRFNWRIMLKAPNHAILYAALEMYFEGEKKLFGGTGAAGVSVTVDMDPVSAM; this is encoded by the coding sequence GTGGAAACCAAATATATTACTGGATTTTTCGCCGAAGTAATGGTTCCGCGCCCTGTGCGCTCGCTGTTTACCTACTCCGTACCAGCCAGCGTTCAAAGCAAAATAGGGCCCGGCAAGCGGGTTTTGGTTCCGTTTGGAAAACGAAACCTTATAGGCCTTGTGGCTCGCATGACGGATAAAACCCGGGTGACGGGCATAAAACCCATCCTTGACGTTTTGGACGAAACGCCCGTTGCGGGCGCAAACCTTTTAAACCTGGCCATGTGGACCGCCGCCCATTATTACGCCCCGCCGGGCGACATTTTGCCCCTAATAACCCCCAGGGGCGACATGACCGTGGACACCTTCGTGGAGATAGCCGAAGGCTCCACCCCGCCGGAAAGCGATGGGAAAGCCAGCGAGATATACGCCATCCTCAAGGCGCGGGGGGGCGGCAGAAAAGTCCACTTGCTGGCCAAAGACGCGGGCGTCACCGTAACCGGGCTTAAAAAAATTCTTGGCGGCTCCCATGCCCGGCAATGGGTGAAGTTTACCCAAGGGGCCAGAACCTATGGCAAAAGAGCCCGGCAAACCCATGTGGAGCAGGATAAAGATTCCGGGCTGGTGGAACTGACCCCCCAGCAGAAACACGCTGTTGAGGAAGTCTGGAAAGATGTTTCCGCTGGCCGGTTTTTCGTGAGCCTAATCCATGGAGTCACGGGTTCCGGCAAGACCGAGGTTTACGCCCATCTGGCGCGGAGGACGCTGGCCATGGGCGGGTCGGTTCTGGTTCTGGCGCCGGAGATAGCCCTGGCGGACATGCTGGCCGAACGGCTGGAGAGAAGGCTGGGCGTAAAACCAGTGATTATCCATTCAGACATGGCGCCGGGCGAGCGGGACGCGCGGCTGGAGTCGTTGTCCCGCATGGAGGCGGCGCTGGTGGTGGGGGCGCGGAGCGCCGTGTTCGCCCCGGTGAGAAATTTGCGGCTAATCATCGTGGACGAGGAGCACGACCCGTCATACAAACAAGAGAACTCCCCCCGGTATAACGGGCGGGACGTGGCCATAAAGCGCGCCTCGCTGGAAGGGGCGGCGGTGGCGCTTGGGTCGGCCACGCCATCGCTGGAGAGCTATTATCACGCGGTGAATGGCAAATACGGCCTGCTGGAGCTTTCACAACGGATAGACGGGCGGCCCATGCCCAAGGTGGAGATTGTGGAGCCTGCGCCCGGCGCGGCCATGGGGGAGCGGTTGCTGACGGAAATAGGGGAGAGGCTCGCCAAAGGGGAACAATCGCTACTGTTCATCAACCGGCGCGGTTTTTCAAGATATGTCCAATGCCAGCAGTGCGGCCACGTGTATGAGTGCAAGAACTGTTCGGTGAGCCTTGTGCATCACGGCAAGGCGGGCAAACTGGCCTGCCACACCTGCGGATACGAGGAGCCAGCGCCGGACACCTGCGAAAAATGCGGCTCGCCATCGTTCTACCTGGGCGGGCCCGGCTCCGAACGGGTGGAAAAAGATCTGGCCGCGCTATTCCCCACCGCCAGGATAGCCCGGATGGACAGGGACACCACCACAAAAAGACGCGCCGGGGCCGGGATATTGAAAGCCGTGGAAGCAGGGGAGGTGGACATACTCATAGGCACCCAGATGGTAACCAAAGGGCATGATTACCCGTCCATAACCCTGGTGGGCGCCGTGAGCGCGGAGGACACCCTGCGCCTGCCGGATTTCCGCGCGGCGGAACGGACGTTCCAGCTTATCACCCAGGCGGCGGGCCGGGCGGGGCGCGGTGAGAAACCGGGGCTTGTGCTGGTTCAGGCCCATGGTAAACCGGGCCATGCCCTTCTTTGCGCGGCGGAGCACGATTACGCCGCTTTTCTGAACGCCGAGACGCCCTTGCGGCAGATTGTGGGGTATCCCCCATTCGCCCGGATCGCTTTTATAAAAATAGACGCTTCCGGCGAAAGGCGCGGGCTGGAATATCTGGCGAAAATGGCGCAGGTTTTGGAGCGTATTGGCGGGAAAATAGGGGGCATAACAGTGTGGGGCCCGGCCGAATCGGTGATCTTCAAAACCAGGAACCGTTTCAACTGGCGGATCATGTTGAAAGCGCCGAACCACGCCATATTATACGCCGCGCTGGAAATGTATTTCGAGGGGGAGAAAAAGCTGTTCGGCGGAACCGGCGCGGCGGGCGTGAGCGTTACGGTGGACATGGATCCTGTAAGCGCTATGTGA
- a CDS encoding chemotaxis protein CheW, whose protein sequence is MDTKETAETGGKKGVVDRMMVKISHLDTLLNLVGEVIITSNNISTTNRRLQDFYDRAKPMDKTSMDMLKMTEVASSRASSDLHSLVMDIRMVEIRSTFQRFRRPVRDMAKDAGKQVDFLTFGEETLVDKTIAEKLYDPLNHQIRNSIDHGVEDPLERQRMGKPVMAKVTLKAYQKENNIFLEIKDDGRGIDPEAVAAAAVRRGLLEESASSALSRDEKLALIFHPGLSTKTSASKISGRGVGMDVVKSNIEELGGEVIIDTKVGAGTTFIYRIPQVTAVNILDCLTVRAGNNLFAIPILNVISTLRIPFTSTNSTLQRARTITYLGSLVTLFDLNDLLDDPPLPPEENITVVIVEGKNGRMALRVSDLLMPEKLVFTPLSKVFDVQGISGTTTLSGNKMGMIVDVVELINRTRGISPGGVEAIQVEKAMARQLEEEPVSVPSRAAGGEEPHEGETVAMGGALVLSSDIGREITHREEFFVELEDMIKDADEQILALESNPGDMEIVNRIFRDFHSMKGNLMMVGLQELGGFIHEVEVVLDQARSGALEISEDIIDILFDATDAIKNAKQALAEGRAPAIDKALLKNIDKYKKPREKKVEEPVDVHQRTFHIGSLEKINLFAHRYEEKQLYQVFLSFKPKYQQPFLVALLILKRIAKIGHIFGAVPTAEEIENQGISDQLKVMFSSSLDEEKVKKFIEDKLMKYYDVVEYELLRT, encoded by the coding sequence ATGGATACTAAAGAGACGGCGGAAACAGGCGGGAAAAAGGGCGTTGTTGACCGGATGATGGTCAAGATAAGCCATCTGGACACCCTCTTAAACCTTGTCGGCGAGGTAATAATCACCTCCAACAACATTTCCACCACCAACCGGCGCCTGCAGGATTTCTACGACCGGGCCAAGCCGATGGACAAAACCTCCATGGACATGCTCAAGATGACCGAGGTGGCCTCCAGCCGCGCCTCGTCGGACCTGCACAGCCTGGTGATGGACATCCGCATGGTGGAGATCCGCTCCACCTTCCAGCGGTTCCGCCGCCCCGTGCGCGACATGGCCAAGGACGCCGGCAAGCAGGTGGACTTTCTCACCTTCGGCGAGGAAACACTGGTGGACAAGACCATCGCCGAAAAACTTTACGACCCGTTGAACCACCAGATAAGGAACAGCATAGACCACGGCGTTGAAGACCCGCTGGAGCGCCAGCGTATGGGCAAGCCGGTGATGGCCAAGGTTACGCTGAAGGCCTACCAGAAAGAGAACAATATATTTCTGGAGATAAAAGACGATGGGCGCGGGATAGACCCGGAAGCGGTGGCGGCCGCCGCTGTCCGGCGCGGTCTGCTGGAGGAATCCGCCTCGTCTGCGCTTTCCCGCGACGAGAAACTGGCGCTAATTTTCCATCCGGGCCTTTCCACCAAAACCTCCGCCAGTAAAATATCGGGCCGGGGGGTGGGGATGGATGTTGTGAAGAGCAACATCGAAGAGCTGGGTGGCGAGGTGATAATAGACACCAAGGTGGGCGCTGGAACCACCTTCATTTACCGGATACCCCAGGTCACGGCGGTGAACATACTGGACTGTCTCACCGTGAGGGCTGGCAACAACCTGTTCGCCATACCCATCCTGAACGTGATATCCACCCTGAGGATACCCTTCACCAGCACAAACTCCACTCTCCAGCGGGCGCGCACCATAACCTATCTTGGCAGCCTGGTCACGCTCTTCGACCTTAACGACCTGCTGGACGACCCGCCCCTGCCTCCGGAAGAGAACATAACCGTTGTCATTGTGGAAGGCAAGAACGGCCGGATGGCGTTGAGGGTCAGCGACCTGTTAATGCCGGAGAAACTGGTGTTCACCCCTCTTTCAAAGGTTTTCGACGTGCAGGGAATATCCGGCACCACCACCCTGTCCGGAAACAAGATGGGGATGATAGTGGACGTGGTGGAGCTTATCAACCGCACCCGGGGCATCTCGCCCGGCGGGGTGGAGGCCATCCAGGTGGAAAAGGCCATGGCGCGCCAACTGGAGGAAGAGCCGGTTTCCGTCCCATCCAGAGCCGCTGGCGGGGAAGAGCCCCACGAAGGCGAAACCGTGGCCATGGGCGGCGCGCTGGTATTATCGTCGGACATCGGGCGCGAGATCACCCACCGCGAAGAGTTCTTCGTGGAGCTGGAGGACATGATAAAGGACGCCGACGAGCAGATCCTGGCCCTGGAGAGCAATCCCGGCGACATGGAGATAGTCAACAGGATATTCCGGGACTTCCACTCCATGAAGGGAAACCTGATGATGGTGGGCCTTCAGGAGCTGGGCGGCTTCATCCACGAGGTTGAAGTGGTGCTGGACCAGGCCCGGTCCGGCGCCCTTGAAATATCAGAAGACATAATAGATATTTTGTTCGACGCCACCGACGCCATAAAAAACGCCAAGCAGGCGCTGGCCGAGGGGCGCGCCCCGGCCATAGACAAAGCCCTGCTGAAGAACATAGACAAATACAAGAAACCCAGGGAAAAGAAAGTGGAAGAGCCGGTGGACGTGCACCAGCGCACGTTCCACATAGGCTCGCTGGAGAAGATAAACCTGTTCGCCCACAGGTATGAGGAAAAACAGCTTTACCAGGTGTTCCTTTCGTTCAAGCCGAAATACCAGCAACCGTTCCTGGTGGCTCTGCTAATACTCAAAAGGATAGCCAAGATTGGCCACATTTTCGGCGCGGTGCCCACCGCCGAGGAAATAGAGAACCAGGGGATTTCAGACCAGCTGAAAGTGATGTTCTCCTCGTCTCTGGATGAAGAAAAGGTCAAAAAGTTCATCGAAGACAAGCTGATGAAATATTACGACGTGGTGGAATACGAGCTTCTGCGCACTTAA
- a CDS encoding RNA polymerase sigma factor: MTRLIEGLSLDDALGIYKPRVAGFLSKLASDQADVDDLTQETMLRLSRGWDNFRGDGKLSSWILQIASNVSIDFYRRRSVRPVNSLLDVELLSQDGADFVEAPVEKRQMSDCVMAMMDTLPESYARVLVQHDMEGFKLREIAQGEGSSVNAVKVRLLRARKRFRKILESACDFSKNRDNVLLCEPKEKCNCGG; encoded by the coding sequence GTGACTCGATTAATTGAAGGGCTTAGCCTGGATGACGCGCTTGGCATTTACAAGCCAAGGGTGGCCGGTTTTCTTTCCAAACTGGCGAGCGACCAGGCCGACGTGGACGACCTGACCCAGGAGACTATGCTACGGCTCTCCCGTGGATGGGATAACTTTCGCGGCGATGGCAAGTTGTCCTCCTGGATATTACAGATAGCCTCCAATGTGAGTATCGATTTTTACCGTCGAAGGTCTGTCAGGCCGGTTAACTCGTTGCTGGATGTTGAACTGCTTTCACAGGATGGCGCCGATTTCGTGGAGGCGCCGGTAGAAAAGCGGCAGATGTCCGACTGTGTGATGGCGATGATGGATACTTTGCCGGAGAGCTACGCCAGGGTGTTGGTCCAGCATGACATGGAGGGGTTTAAGTTAAGGGAAATAGCCCAAGGGGAGGGGAGTAGCGTTAACGCCGTTAAGGTTCGGCTTCTTCGAGCGCGAAAACGGTTCAGGAAAATCCTTGAATCCGCCTGTGATTTTTCTAAAAACCGCGACAACGTTTTACTGTGTGAGCCTAAGGAAAAATGCAATTGCGGCGGGTGA
- the flgM gene encoding flagellar biosynthesis anti-sigma factor FlgM: MKVFGADPNYNQARVEDLKKRDQAAAAKSAKYESGGAASAESKTSATVAVSGFAKEVSKAGTEVRNTPDIRREKVEAIKEKISKGEYYVSSEKIAGKIIDDIVKQAK, translated from the coding sequence TTGAAAGTATTCGGCGCGGATCCTAACTATAACCAGGCAAGGGTTGAGGATCTAAAAAAGCGGGATCAGGCGGCGGCGGCCAAGTCGGCAAAGTATGAAAGCGGCGGGGCGGCATCGGCTGAATCCAAAACATCGGCCACAGTAGCCGTATCGGGTTTCGCCAAAGAAGTGTCCAAGGCTGGAACCGAGGTGCGCAACACCCCAGACATCCGCCGGGAGAAGGTGGAAGCCATAAAAGAGAAAATCTCTAAAGGGGAATACTACGTAAGTAGCGAGAAGATAGCCGGGAAGATAATAGACGACATAGTGAAACAGGCCAAGTGA
- a CDS encoding response regulator, which translates to MSDAPSQKPLALVVDDYHSMRVTLRELLEELGFAVEEAENGLEGLEKAKGKKYNLIFTDIVMPVMDGLELCNEIKTHPTLNKIPVVVLSTHTDATYLVKAISMGADDYVPKPIERALLQKVVTRLTDGY; encoded by the coding sequence ATGAGTGACGCGCCCTCGCAAAAACCGCTCGCGCTGGTGGTGGACGACTACCACAGCATGCGCGTTACGTTAAGAGAGCTGTTGGAAGAGCTTGGGTTCGCCGTGGAAGAAGCGGAGAACGGCCTGGAGGGGCTTGAAAAAGCCAAGGGCAAAAAGTACAACCTTATCTTTACCGACATCGTAATGCCGGTGATGGACGGGCTGGAGCTTTGCAACGAGATAAAAACCCACCCCACTCTCAATAAAATCCCCGTGGTGGTGCTTTCCACCCATACCGACGCCACATATCTTGTAAAGGCCATCAGCATGGGCGCCGACGATTATGTACCCAAACCAATCGAGCGGGCCCTATTACAAAAAGTGGTGACAAGGCTTACCGATGGATACTAA
- the thrC gene encoding threonine synthase encodes MAYSAWFECFNDKCRKKYHLTDVIYNCEVCGSLLQVVHDMDELSKTSAAQWMRIFDERRSRSQWPYGSGVWRMKEWVCPTVENNDIVSMYEGESNLFWAERLGAEIGIPDLWIKLCGNSHTGSFKDLGMTVLVSMVKHMINHGKQIRAVACASTGDTSAALAAYCAAAGIQSIVFLPRGKVSNEQLIQPIANGALVLSLETDFDGCMKVVQEVAKDPTIYLANSKNSLRIEGQKTVAIEMTQQFDWEAPDVVIIPGGNLGNVSALGKGFLLMEQLGIITKRPRIVCAQAEMANPLYRYYQSGYTNYEPIQAKKTYASAIQIGAPVSLHKAVDILKQFNGIVEQASEQELADACARGDRTGMYTCPHTGVALAALFKLVKKGVITNKHKVVVVSTAHGLKFSKFKLDYHERSLPDVESVHSNLPINLPPDVDAVRRALDARLAG; translated from the coding sequence GTGGCTTATAGCGCGTGGTTCGAATGTTTTAACGACAAGTGCCGGAAGAAATACCATCTTACCGACGTAATCTACAACTGTGAGGTATGCGGCTCGCTCCTGCAGGTTGTCCACGACATGGACGAGCTTTCGAAAACCTCCGCCGCCCAGTGGATGAGGATTTTCGACGAGCGCCGGAGCCGGAGCCAATGGCCCTATGGCTCAGGCGTGTGGCGGATGAAGGAATGGGTTTGCCCCACGGTGGAGAACAACGACATCGTCTCCATGTACGAGGGGGAGAGCAACCTTTTCTGGGCCGAACGGCTGGGGGCCGAAATAGGCATCCCCGACCTTTGGATAAAACTTTGCGGCAACAGCCATACCGGCTCGTTTAAAGACCTGGGGATGACGGTGCTGGTCTCCATGGTCAAGCACATGATAAACCACGGCAAACAGATCCGCGCCGTGGCCTGCGCCTCCACGGGGGACACTTCGGCGGCTCTGGCGGCCTATTGCGCGGCGGCGGGCATCCAGTCCATCGTTTTCCTGCCCCGGGGCAAGGTTTCCAACGAACAGCTTATCCAGCCCATCGCCAACGGGGCGCTGGTGCTTTCGCTGGAGACAGATTTCGACGGGTGCATGAAGGTGGTGCAGGAGGTGGCCAAAGACCCGACCATATACCTGGCCAATTCCAAGAACTCCCTTCGCATAGAGGGGCAGAAGACCGTTGCCATCGAAATGACCCAGCAGTTTGACTGGGAGGCGCCCGACGTGGTGATAATCCCCGGCGGCAACCTGGGCAACGTTTCGGCGCTGGGCAAAGGCTTTTTGCTGATGGAACAGCTGGGCATTATAACCAAACGCCCCAGGATAGTTTGCGCCCAGGCGGAAATGGCCAATCCGCTTTACCGGTATTACCAGTCCGGTTACACGAATTACGAGCCCATCCAGGCCAAAAAAACCTACGCATCGGCCATACAGATAGGCGCGCCAGTCTCCCTCCACAAGGCGGTGGACATATTGAAACAGTTTAACGGCATAGTGGAGCAGGCCAGCGAGCAGGAACTGGCGGACGCGTGCGCCCGGGGAGACAGGACCGGCATGTACACCTGCCCACACACCGGCGTGGCGCTTGCGGCGTTATTCAAGCTGGTGAAAAAGGGCGTTATCACCAATAAACACAAGGTGGTGGTGGTGTCCACCGCCCACGGTTTAAAGTTCTCGAAATTCAAGCTGGATTACCACGAACGGAGCCTGCCGGACGTGGAAAGCGTCCACTCCAACCTGCCCATCAACCTTCCGCCGGACGTGGACGCCGTGCGCCGCGCACTGGACGCGCGCCTGGCGGGGTAG